From the bacterium genome, the window GCTTATAGCCGTGTCTTTCATGTTTAGTGTCATAACCTTATATTATGACCCATTTTTTCTTTAGGCTCAATCTGTATTTGAAACCGAGCCCTCTTTCAGGCTCATTTTGTATTATAAAAGACTTATAAGATAAAAAATAATCAATATATGATATAATAAGAGGAAAAATTAAATCATATATTTCCAAAGTGAGGGCAGGTAAATGCTTGATAAAAAAACAGAAGAAGCCTTAGAGTTTCTTAACTCAATAAAAGATTTTCTTGTTTCAAGCTTTGAACAAGAAAATATAGAAAGTGCTCTTCAAGTTCTCTGTTCAGAAAATGGGTATATTTTAAATGCTGTTGTAGAAATATCGCTTACTTTGATAACCGATATATGTAATGCATTAGAAAGTTTACAAGAAAACCCTATTTATTACACTCCTTTTGATGAGCATATTAAAAAAATTGAAGAGACTCTTAAAGAAATCTATAACGAAAATAGAGTTGTTTTAGATAGTCTACTCATAAATAGTGTTAATCAATTAAAGCAAGAGACTATTTTAGATGAATATGAGTTAGAATCTGAACTTATGATTCCTGAAACTTCTCGTGATTATTTTCATAAAGGTGCTTTCCACTTAAAACAAGATGAATATGAAGAAGCGTTGCAATGTTTCGTACAAGGTGTTGAAGATAATGACGAAGATATTTTTTTGTTCAACAATGCTCTCGGTATTCTGATGTCTCTTTTACATTTAGGCAGAGAAGATGAAGCAGAAGAATGGTACGAAGAGATTTTAGATATGCTTGATGAACAAAATTGTTCTCACATAAGGTTTGATACTCATTTAAAGATAGGTCATACCTACGTTTTGCAAAAGAATTATCTTAAAGCGATTGAACAGTTCTATCTTGCTATAGAATCTTTAAAAAGAGTGTTTTTGCGTGGAGTTCTTATTAATAGTAGTTGTATTGCTGTTGATGCAGACGAAGAACTGCTTATGGATATGTTTTTTGCTCTCGATTACATTGATTATATAGTAGAAAGCATACAGACTGTGCCTAAAACACCTGAAATACAACCAATAAGACAAAAAATACGTGCTGATATTAAGTTTGTAGTTTTACGTATGGAAAAAATCTTGTTACAGGATTTAACAGAAGGTAAAGAGGCATATTCTAAAGAAATTCTCAAAAATAAGATAAAAGAATGTAAACAAGAGATAAAGAAAAACCCTGACGATATTTTTTCATATTTTAATATGGCACAAATTTATAGTTTGTTAGATATGCTTAAAGAGCAAGAGGTTTGTTATGACGCAATCTTAAAAATTGAGCCTAATAATTTTTACGGGTTATACGGTAAAGGAGCACTACTTTCTGATTTTGGTTTTTACAAAGAAGCAGTTTTCTATTTTGACAGGTTGATAGAGGTAAAGCCAGATTGTGAAGATGGTTGGTGGAGCAAAGGTGGGGTGCTTATAGAACTTGGAAAGAGTCTTGAAGCATTAAAATATTTTGAAGAGGCACTACGGATAGACCCTAACTGCTTTGAAGCAACCAATGGGATGGGGTGGGCTTATAAATCCCTTAACAAAACAAGAGAGGCATTAGATTGGTTTGATAAGGCATTAACTATGAACGGAGATTCCAGTGAAGTGTGGAACGTCAAAGGGAGTATACTTAGTAGTTTAGATAGAAAAGACGAGGCACTTGAATGTTATAATAAAGCCCTCGAGATAGACCCTCAAGACGTTTTTATTTTAAATAATAAGAACGGTGTTTTAATAGAACTTGGCAGATATGAAGAAGCCGAAGAATGTATTCAACAGATTATAAAAATAAACCCCAAGCACGCTCCTGCCTACTACAATAAAGCTTGTCTTCGGGTACTAACTAACAACAAAAAAGATGCTTTGCTTAACCTAAAAAAAGCTATAGAGTTGGATAGCAGTTTTAAGGAGTACGCAAAGAAAGATAAAGATTTTAGTAGCATAAAAGATGACAATGATTTTCAAAACCTTCTAAGATAGTGAAGCCCTCAAACTTCGGGATAAACTCGCTCTTAGGCGGAAAAGGAAATGGGGGGAAAAGACAAAGGCAAAGACACAAAAGCCCCCCTCACCTTGCATCCTCTCCCTTAAAGGGAGAGGCAAATAAGGAAAGATTGTCATTGCGAGTGATGAAGGTTGTACTTAGGAGTATTTAGCGGAGGTCCGACCTTCGTTTTACTCAAGTGTAGTGAAAAGTCTCCCCCTATATGTCATTCCGGACTTGATCCGGAATCTCGTTTTTTACTACTACTGTTAAGTGGATTAAGTTAGAGATCCTGAAACAAGTTCAGGATAACAAAGTGGGCTGGGATAAAGATTACTCTCTTAGATTTCTCCCTCAATGTCCTTATTGACACATAGTTTACACTTTATTCTTGGGAAAATGTTTAGTTATTATAATTAAAATATTGCAAAATAGATCGAAATTCGTTATAATAATGAAAAACAGGAGAATAGAAAAATGGGAAATCTTGATAAGCATATTGCCTTAGCAAAAGAAAAACTTGATGCAACGATTGATGCCTATGAAAAAGAAATGTACACAGTGGTTGGCGACCTTGCAACAAAGGTTGTTGAACAGCTTGTTGAAGCAGTTGCGCTAAAAGCAATGAACATTTCGGCGACCATATGTCAAGACATGAGTATTCGCAGAGGAACTTTCCTGAAGAGGTTAATAAGGCTATGAGAAAAATATGGTTTGCGTATGGAGATTTAGGATATGACGGCATAAACGGGAAAAGAGCTAAAACCGTTATGACTAATCTGGAAACAATAATTGAGTTTTTTGAAAAGAAGCTTGCCACAAAACTTAAAGAAAAATGAAAAGCATAATAAGAAAAAAAATAGTCAATGAGCTTTCGAAGATTGAGAAGGTAAAAGCAGTGATTTTATATGGCAGTTTTGCAAGAGGAGAAGCTACTTCAAGATCTGATATAGATATATTTATTATTGCTGATGAAAAAGCAAAGGAAGAAATAGAAGAACGAATCATTTTGCTTGAGACCTCAGCAGGGAGGAGTATACAACCGACAATAAGAACAGAAAAAGAGTTGAAAATAACAGATACCGGCTTATTACAGAACATATTCTATGAGGGAATACTGCTTTATATGAAGGAACCGATTAAATTGTCAGCAGTACTGCTTTTGAAACAAAAGCCCTATATTATTTATACTTTTCAATTGGATAATCTTACCCAGAAAGACAAAACAAAGTTCAACAGACAACTATATGAACAAAAAAGAGGAAAATATCAATACAAAGGACTACTCAAAACGGTTGGAGGAGAAAAACTGTCTGGTGGATGTATAATCGTACCATATTCCCAAAAAGCACGGATAGATAGACTTTTTAAAACGTCTGGAGTTACCTTTCAGTCACTGAATGTCTGGAAATAAAAATGCCGAGGGAGGGAGTCGAACCCTCACAGAAATCACTTTCCGACGGATTTTAAGTCCGTTGCGTCTGCCATTCCGCCACCCCGGCAATTTTTGAAGTAATATATATTATAATACTTTAAGATACTTTTTTCAAGACCGATTAAATTATTTTTAAAAGAAGCAAAAATTAGAAACAGTTTTCAAACAAAATAAGTGTAAAAAACTATTTGAACATATCGTTTATTGTTGAAACTGTCCATTCTACCAATTTATCTCCGCCTTCTGGTCCAATATCTGTGCTTGCAGGTACTGAACCATACCCACCACCTGCAATTGACCTTTTACTTGGTAGATATACACCTTTACACCCAGCTTTCTGTATTAAGAATGTTTGAACTGCTTTACTTAACTCCTGAATACGAATACCGTAGTCAAGGTAGAGTTCAAAAGGGTTGGTAGCAAAAGCTGTTTCACCAATACGTATAGCGTGAACTTGTATGGGCATATCTGTAGAATCTTTCTGTTCTTCAAACCTTGTTTTGACCCTTTCACCTCGTTGGGTCAATCTATATGCTGAACTTATTTTGGTGTACCATCTTGGTTGTTTTTGTATTTCAGGGTTATTTTTAATCTCTGCTAAAAGTCGTTGATATTCTTCTTTCTTTTTGTCTGATTCTTCAAGAGCAGCCTTTACATCCTCTTCTGATATAAGCCTTCGAGGTAAATTGATGGTTTCTTGTTTGTGAAAAAACTCAGGTTCCCAGTCAATCTCTTTTTCTGCGTAAGGGATTATATTATCCACTGCGTTTGCTATTTTTTCAGCTATTTCTGCACGTGGCGGGTTCTGTTCTAAGGCTCTACCTTTAAGTCTCCACATTCGTTCTTCAGCTCTTTTTCCAATTAAAAGGTGAGGTGATTGGTCGCCGCCAGGAGCACATTGCGAAAGTATATATACATTTTCGCCGAACCGTTTTCTTAGTTCTTGGCGAGTTTCGTGCCAAAAGTCTGCAGAAATCATAAATAACGTTTCGGAAACCTGCGAAGGGCAGTTAACATTGACTATGATACCTGTAAGGGTTTTATTGGCATTGTAGGTCATCATAGCAAACAAAGAATGGTCTTCATAACCCTCAACATGGCTAAACTCTTCTGTATTGGATTTCCCATACATTTTACTAGTACCATCTTTGTAAGATAACCTGCGATTTCGTCCAACAACTGCGTGGTCCATACCGTAAGCAATTCCAGATATTTCTCGTTTTTCCCACGCTTCCACAACTGCATTTGCTATTCTTTCTGAAGCAAATTCAACATATTTGGTTGGATGCATAACATCGAATATATCAGAAAACTCTTCCAGACCGTAAGATATTGCACTGGAAGTTGGTGCTGTATGGGTGTGGGTAGCGCTCATAAATATATAGTTAGGGTCAAGTGTAGGGATACGTGATTTTACTAATGTTCTAACCGCATCTCTTAACTCTTCGCTAACTGTTACCAAGTCACAACTTATCATTATAGCGTAATTGTTTGAGTTCTTGTTGTCTGACTCGATAGCAAGAACAGTTGCGGTAATAGGGTCCATAATTCCTTCCGATACTCTTGCGTGGAACTGTCCAGCAATAAAAACTTTTTCGTCTGGGGTAATGTTAGCTTGTGACCAACCAATCTTTATTTTGCCTTTCATTTTTTAATCTCCTATGGTTAAAGATATATTGTTGTTATGAAATTTTATAATATGATTAAGTATAAGAATACCTCTTCTTATAATTTAAGTAGTAGGGTAAAAAAACTTCAAAAAGATTTATTAACCAGTTTGTTTTTAGTTACAACTATCCGAGCAATGGAACATCAAGCCATTCTCCACCTTTCATTGCAGACTGGTGCGCTATTAATCCGGGTATAGTCCATTCAGTTGCTTTTATCACATCAATAGGTGGGGTAGTGTTGTTGTTTAAGGCGTTAATGAAATCTCTTATCATAAAATATTCAGACGTGCCGTGGCCTCCTTTTTTTGCTTCTTCAGGTGCGTTTGGGTCAACAACTTCGCTGGTAATAATTTTCCCGTTGGGCGGTGTTTCGCCGTTGACGTAAAGAAAACCTTCTCCTTGTGGGCGTTTGTTTTCAAGGTGTCCCTCTGTGCCATATAGGGAGTACCATACAAAATGTGGTGAGGCGGGTACTTGGCTACGTAAAATTTTAACTACTGCTCCTTTTTCTGTTTTGAAAAGTCCAACTTCAAAATCAAGGAAACCTGGATGGTCTTTATATTGTGGGAAAGCCTTGAAGCCACTTGTTAAACCGCAACCTTTTACAACCCTGTCGTTCATAAGCATAAGTATTGGTCCGAGAGTGTGGGCACAGTACCAAATTGGAGGACGTTGATGTCTCCAAAAAAAGTTACCGCTATTTTTATCTACAAGAAGGTCGACTATTTGATGTATATATTCGCCTTCTGCGTAAACAATCTCTCCAAGTTTTTCTGAATCAACAATTTTTTTCCATTCCCTTACATAATGAAAGTAACAATAGTTTTCTCCCATCATATATATTTTGCCACTCCGTTTGACAGCGTCAACAACTTGCTGACATTCTTCTACTGTATAAGCAACAGTCTGCTCACAGAGAATATGTTTTCCTGCCTCAAGAGATTTAACTGTCTGTTCTGTATGGAGAGGGATAGGTGTAGAAATCATTACAACATCTATATCTGCATTGACAAAATCATCAAAATTGGTGAACCGTGCTTTATCAGGTATTTTGAACGCATCCCCTACAACTTGAAGTTTTTCTTCATCAATATCGCAAATAGCAGTCAGGGATACCTCAGGATGTGCATCAAATACGTTAACAAAACCTTTACCTCTCGATAAACCAACTATCCCAACTTTCCATTTCTTCATTTTGTCTCCTAATAATTATTATATTTATACGTTTTGTAATTTGAAGATACTTTACTCAGTGGAATCTTTCTTTTCAGCTTTTTTATGAATTAGTTTGAAATTGTCTATATATACTCCATTTAAATTTGTAAATGCTGGTATAACCCTTTCAAGTTTTTTATCTCTTACCTTTAAAGGTATTTTTATCGTAGCAGAATATTGTTTCCATTCAGTTTCGGGCTGTGAGCGAAAATTGAGAGCACCTATGTTTCGGATTTTCCCTTCTTCATCTTTTCCATAGCAGTAAAAATAGAATATGGTAGTAGATTTTTCAGGGGCTTTTGCATAAAAACTTATTTCCATTTCATCACCTTCACTAACATCAATCGCCGATTTTGCCATAAGGTGGCCTTTTAGGTACACACAGTTTTTACCGCTTTGAGCTTGTGAACTGTCTGATATGAGTCGAAATTCACCGTTTTTTGCGGAAGAAGTAGGGTTTAGAGTCCATTTGCTAGGTAGAATTAAAGGCGATTCTGTCTTAAAATCTATGGCAGCTAATCTTTTATGAAGAATATTGTTTTCAGGGACTGTTTCTACGTTTTCGAAATCCCCGTTTAATTCTAAAGGCTCTGCACTATAAAGAACAACAGACAACATAAGTACTGCTAAAATGCTTGCAACTATTGACAACATTTTTCTTTTCATAATTGTTCCTCCTTTTGTTATTTAATCAATACACTTTTGAAAACACATAATACAGCTAAAAGAATAAAAATTGAAGCCCACAAATATTCCTGTTTTAAACCCTCTTTCATATAAAATATTGAGAAAGGTATAAAGACAGATAAGGTGATAACTTCTTGCAGTATTTTTAGTTGTCCTAAACTCATAACCTTATACCCTATACGGTTAGCTGGCACTTGTATAAGATATTCAAAAAGAGCTATGCCCCAACTAACAAAAGCTGCAATAAACCACGGCTTACTTTTAAAATCCTTTAAATGTCCATACCAAGCAAAAGTCATAAATATATTACTTAGTATTAACATTCCCGCTGTTAAGAAAAACTTATGCATAATTAATGGTTTAATAGGTAATTTTATTCTGTTTTTTTGACCACTCGATAAAGGGCAGTAAACATTTATCTCTATCAATCATTATTTTTTTAAGAAGTTTTTTTTCTTTTTTAATATCTATGATCTCGTAAATAACTCTATCATCAAACCCTATATCTTCTGCATCGTTTCTTGTGCATCCATAGTATAATTTTTTTATTCGAGCCCAGAGTATTGCAGAAAGACACATCGGACAAGGTTCACAGGTAGAAAAGATTTCACAGTCACTCAGATCAAACTTGTCAAGAAATTTTGAAGCTTCTCTTATGGCAAGTATTTCCGCATGAGCAGTTGGGTCTTTTGAGGATATAACTCTATTATGAGTTTTAGCAATAACCTTACCATTGTGTGTTATAACAGCTCCAAAAGGACCACCGTTTTGATTTTGTATACCTTTAAACGCTTCTTTAACTGCTACTTCCATAAAAAAACTTCTATCTTCTTTTCTCATATATATTCTAAAAAAAAAAGAACTTAAAAAATTACTCTTTAGTTGCTTTTTTAAGGTTAACTTTAAGATTGTCAATAAAAGCGCCGTCTTTATTGGTAAACGCTATTCTTATGCCGTTCAATTCTTTATTGTTAACTTTTTCTGGTATGCTGAGTTTTCCTGTCTTTTCACTCCACTCAGATTCTGTAGTTGTTTTAAAGAAAAGGCTACCTATACTTGCATATTTACCTTCTGTTTTACCATAACCGTACAAGTAAAAAAATATTTCAGATTTTTCAGGGTTTTTTGCAAAAAAGGTTACTTCTACCTCATCTCCTGCTGAAACCTCAAAAATTGTGGGGGTCATTATATGTCCCTTAAGGTATATGCAATTATTTCCACTTTTAGATTGAGATTTATCTTGTATAAATCTAAATTCTCCATCTTTTGCTGTAGCAGTAAGGTTTAATGTCCATTTAGCGGGTAATATCAAAGGAGATTCAAGTTTAAAGTTAAGCGACTCAGCTCGTTCAATAATAGCTTTTGAAACATATGTGGCTATTTCTTCAAAATCTCCGTTAATGTCAAGTTCTTCAGCGCCTGCAAATTTTCCGAAAACAGACAAAACTAAGCCCAAAACAACAAAAAAGACAAAACCTTTCATATTCCTCAATCTTTTCATTATTTCCTCCTTTTTTAACTTGTTCGTTCTGCCAAACTTGGCTATGTTTTAAGTCGCCTTTAATAATCCCACCACTATCCTTTAAACATCTGCTTTTCTTTATTATACCTGTCAAAAGGTTATTTGTAAAAATATATACTGTAAACGCTCCTTTAAGTTCATTTTTTATTACTATTATCTTCTACTTAATATATCTATTCTATTTTTATCATTAAGGCTTCCGAAACCTCAGAACGGTTATCCCAATTATCTACTGCTACTACTTTGTAATAGTATTCTGTCCCTTTTTTGAGTTTTAGGTCGGTAAAAAATATATCAGTTTCGCTTCCTATAATAGTTTCAGGTCCTACTTTAAAATCTTTATCTTCACCTCGGTATATATTGTAATACCTTATACCTTGCGGAGCAGTAGAAAGTTCCCATTCAATTCTTACATAAGGAGGTGCTATTGTATACCCTCTCCACTCAAGCGGTTCGCCTTCCCCTTTTCTTTCAGATATTTTAACTTTTTGAGGTGTTGAAGGTTTTACAGTGGGAGTGTTATCAAGATTGGTTGGTATAAAAGATAGGTCGTTTGTAATAAGGATATTGTCAAGCGCTATACCTGTATCAGAGGTTGAAAAGACAATTTCAGTTTTGCCCGTGGATAAATCAATGGGGCGTCCTACTATCTCAACCCATCTCCATTCAGACCCTTCCACAGGTAGGTTGCCTATAGTTTTATTACCGATTTTTACTGTAAAACTTCTCTCTCCAACTTCTCCTTGAGGTTGCCAACCAGTAGTATAACTTTCTCGCTCAATTCCAGACATACCTCTTACTCTTGCCATAACCTTCCATCTACCTTTAATAGGGATATTAGTTTTCAGTTTTACTTTCCCTTCCAACCCTTCTTCAAGTTGTTTCTTATAAATAAGTTCAGGGTCAGTTACTGCAACAGCGTAACAGTTGGAAGCGTTTTTTGGCTCAAAAAATGGCACCATAGGGTTTACCAATTGGCTTTCTTCTGGTTGATAAAATAACCTAAACAATCTATTATTTCCAAGAGATACCTCATTTGAAAAGATTCTGCTTTCAAGCCCTGAGTGTTCCACAGAAGTTACAACATA encodes:
- a CDS encoding tetratricopeptide repeat protein — protein: MLDKKTEEALEFLNSIKDFLVSSFEQENIESALQVLCSENGYILNAVVEISLTLITDICNALESLQENPIYYTPFDEHIKKIEETLKEIYNENRVVLDSLLINSVNQLKQETILDEYELESELMIPETSRDYFHKGAFHLKQDEYEEALQCFVQGVEDNDEDIFLFNNALGILMSLLHLGREDEAEEWYEEILDMLDEQNCSHIRFDTHLKIGHTYVLQKNYLKAIEQFYLAIESLKRVFLRGVLINSSCIAVDADEELLMDMFFALDYIDYIVESIQTVPKTPEIQPIRQKIRADIKFVVLRMEKILLQDLTEGKEAYSKEILKNKIKECKQEIKKNPDDIFSYFNMAQIYSLLDMLKEQEVCYDAILKIEPNNFYGLYGKGALLSDFGFYKEAVFYFDRLIEVKPDCEDGWWSKGGVLIELGKSLEALKYFEEALRIDPNCFEATNGMGWAYKSLNKTREALDWFDKALTMNGDSSEVWNVKGSILSSLDRKDEALECYNKALEIDPQDVFILNNKNGVLIELGRYEEAEECIQQIIKINPKHAPAYYNKACLRVLTNNKKDALLNLKKAIELDSSFKEYAKKDKDFSSIKDDNDFQNLLR
- a CDS encoding nucleotidyltransferase domain-containing protein, which produces MKSIIRKKIVNELSKIEKVKAVILYGSFARGEATSRSDIDIFIIADEKAKEEIEERIILLETSAGRSIQPTIRTEKELKITDTGLLQNIFYEGILLYMKEPIKLSAVLLLKQKPYIIYTFQLDNLTQKDKTKFNRQLYEQKRGKYQYKGLLKTVGGEKLSGGCIIVPYSQKARIDRLFKTSGVTFQSLNVWK
- a CDS encoding Gfo/Idh/MocA family oxidoreductase, which produces MKKWKVGIVGLSRGKGFVNVFDAHPEVSLTAICDIDEEKLQVVGDAFKIPDKARFTNFDDFVNADIDVVMISTPIPLHTEQTVKSLEAGKHILCEQTVAYTVEECQQVVDAVKRSGKIYMMGENYCYFHYVREWKKIVDSEKLGEIVYAEGEYIHQIVDLLVDKNSGNFFWRHQRPPIWYCAHTLGPILMLMNDRVVKGCGLTSGFKAFPQYKDHPGFLDFEVGLFKTEKGAVVKILRSQVPASPHFVWYSLYGTEGHLENKRPQGEGFLYVNGETPPNGKIITSEVVDPNAPEEAKKGGHGTSEYFMIRDFINALNNNTTPPIDVIKATEWTIPGLIAHQSAMKGGEWLDVPLLG
- a CDS encoding carbohydrate binding domain-containing protein — translated: MKRKMLSIVASILAVLMLSVVLYSAEPLELNGDFENVETVPENNILHKRLAAIDFKTESPLILPSKWTLNPTSSAKNGEFRLISDSSQAQSGKNCVYLKGHLMAKSAIDVSEGDEMEISFYAKAPEKSTTIFYFYCYGKDEEGKIRNIGALNFRSQPETEWKQYSATIKIPLKVRDKKLERVIPAFTNLNGVYIDNFKLIHKKAEKKDSTE
- a CDS encoding DMT family protein translates to MHKFFLTAGMLILSNIFMTFAWYGHLKDFKSKPWFIAAFVSWGIALFEYLIQVPANRIGYKVMSLGQLKILQEVITLSVFIPFSIFYMKEGLKQEYLWASIFILLAVLCVFKSVLIK
- a CDS encoding nucleoside deaminase; the encoded protein is MRKEDRSFFMEVAVKEAFKGIQNQNGGPFGAVITHNGKVIAKTHNRVISSKDPTAHAEILAIREASKFLDKFDLSDCEIFSTCEPCPMCLSAILWARIKKLYYGCTRNDAEDIGFDDRVIYEIIDIKKEKKLLKKIMIDRDKCLLPFIEWSKKQNKITY